A single window of Candidatus Taylorbacteria bacterium DNA harbors:
- a CDS encoding sortase, protein MKKELPIIEESILSGKMFQWVMWLAVCILVFLITWAFFGFFPMLHASVLSLSQAQTQDLQTADNAKSAPDNAIYAISIPAQLDKTVEKIYTVRPVTTAQTVSKTKTPVPTSKSASSVNHAIGSEAPTRIVIAKVGVDSPISNPERKAVWALDEALQSGVVRYPGSGLPGEPGNILLLGHSSHLKIVYNKAYRALNDIGTLSVGDEIDVYSKSHKYVYRVSSVVLSKDSDVEINLKSDIQKLTLVTCNNFGAKEDRFVVVAELATII, encoded by the coding sequence ATGAAAAAAGAACTACCCATAATTGAAGAAAGCATATTATCAGGAAAAATGTTCCAGTGGGTTATGTGGCTAGCTGTCTGTATTCTCGTCTTTCTCATTACTTGGGCGTTTTTCGGATTTTTCCCCATGCTCCATGCTTCAGTTCTTTCTCTCAGCCAGGCGCAAACTCAAGATTTGCAAACAGCCGATAATGCGAAGAGCGCTCCGGATAATGCAATTTATGCAATCTCGATTCCAGCCCAATTGGACAAAACTGTGGAAAAAATCTACACTGTGCGACCTGTGACGACAGCGCAGACTGTTTCTAAAACGAAGACGCCTGTTCCCACTTCCAAATCCGCAAGCAGTGTCAATCATGCAATCGGGAGCGAGGCGCCGACACGCATTGTCATAGCAAAAGTTGGCGTTGATTCACCGATTTCAAATCCGGAAAGAAAAGCGGTGTGGGCATTGGACGAAGCTTTACAGAGCGGAGTGGTTCGCTATCCTGGCTCCGGATTACCGGGTGAACCGGGAAACATTCTGTTGCTTGGACACTCGAGCCATTTAAAAATCGTATACAACAAGGCGTATCGGGCATTAAATGACATAGGCACGCTTTCCGTGGGAGATGAAATTGACGTGTACTCTAAGAGTCACAAATATGTCTATCGGGTGAGCTCCGTGGTTCTAAGCAAGGACAGCGATGTGGAAATAAATTTGAAATCGGATATTCAGAAGCTGACCTTGGTAACCTGCAATAATTTCGGGGCAAAGGAGGA